A stretch of the Kroppenstedtia eburnea genome encodes the following:
- a CDS encoding phage holin family protein produces the protein MGMIVRLLLNALAVLLAAQLIPQIEVDGFGTALLVALVLGLINTFIRPVLIFLTLPISFVTLGLFIFVLNALLFWVTGLLVPGFTVGGFIGALLGSILVSVISWLLNGIWKGLRD, from the coding sequence ATGGGGATGATTGTCCGTCTGTTATTGAACGCCTTGGCAGTCTTGCTGGCCGCCCAGCTGATCCCGCAGATTGAAGTGGACGGGTTTGGCACAGCTCTCTTGGTGGCGTTGGTGTTGGGATTGATCAACACATTTATCCGCCCGGTGCTCATTTTCTTGACACTGCCGATCTCTTTTGTCACTTTGGGCCTGTTTATATTTGTACTGAATGCTCTTCTGTTTTGGGTGACCGGTCTGCTGGTTCCGGGATTTACCGTGGGCGGGTTCATCGGTGCCTTGCTGGGCTCCATCCTGGTCAGTGTCATCTCCTGGTTGTTGAACGGAATCTGGAAAGGGCTGCGGGATTGA
- a CDS encoding ABC transporter ATP-binding protein has translation MAQLKLNHIYKRYGEVTAVNDFDLEIKDQEFLVLVGPSGCGKSTTLRMIAGLEEISEGELYIGDRMVNDVPPKDRDIAMVFQSYALYPHMNVYQNMAFGLKLRKFKKDEIDKRVRDAAKILDIEHLLNRKPKALSGGQRQRVALGRAIVREPQVFLMDEPLSNLDAKLRVQMRTEISKLHQRLKTTIIYVTHDQTEAMTMGDRIVVMKDGVIQQADTPTQIYHHPANVFVAGFIGSPSMNFINGRLEEEAGSVHFRGSGLDVKIPEGKGKILRQQERVGQEVIFGIRPEDIHDEPLFLESAPDSCFTAKVEVAENMGSEMYLYLSGITDQWVTARVNARTGFAAGNEVKLALDMNKVHVFDKETETAVF, from the coding sequence ATGGCACAGCTCAAACTGAATCATATTTATAAGCGCTACGGAGAGGTGACGGCAGTCAATGATTTTGATCTGGAGATCAAAGATCAGGAATTTCTGGTGCTGGTCGGGCCTTCAGGTTGCGGGAAGTCGACCACCCTCCGTATGATCGCCGGTTTGGAAGAAATCTCTGAAGGAGAGTTGTATATCGGTGATCGCATGGTGAACGATGTACCCCCGAAAGACCGGGATATTGCCATGGTGTTCCAGAGTTATGCTCTTTACCCGCATATGAATGTATACCAAAACATGGCTTTTGGCCTCAAACTTCGCAAATTTAAGAAAGATGAGATCGACAAACGGGTTCGGGATGCGGCCAAGATCCTGGATATTGAACACCTGTTGAATCGCAAACCGAAAGCCCTCTCCGGCGGACAGCGGCAACGGGTCGCCCTCGGCCGGGCCATTGTCCGGGAACCCCAGGTCTTCCTTATGGACGAGCCCCTGTCCAATCTGGATGCCAAACTCCGGGTTCAGATGCGGACGGAGATCAGCAAGCTGCACCAGCGGCTGAAGACAACCATCATTTACGTCACCCATGACCAGACGGAAGCGATGACGATGGGGGATCGGATCGTGGTGATGAAAGACGGGGTGATCCAGCAGGCGGATACGCCCACCCAGATCTATCACCACCCCGCCAATGTGTTTGTCGCCGGTTTCATCGGGTCCCCCTCGATGAACTTCATCAATGGGCGGCTGGAGGAAGAAGCCGGGTCGGTGCACTTCAGGGGGAGCGGTCTGGATGTCAAGATCCCCGAGGGGAAAGGGAAGATCCTGCGGCAACAGGAGAGGGTGGGCCAAGAGGTGATCTTCGGAATCCGTCCCGAGGACATTCACGATGAGCCCCTCTTTCTGGAATCGGCTCCCGACAGCTGTTTTACAGCCAAGGTGGAAGTGGCGGAAAACATGGGTTCGGAGATGTATCTCTACCTGTCCGGGATCACCGATCAATGGGTGACCGCCCGGGTGAACGCCCGGACCGGCTTTGCCGCCGGCAACGAAGTGAAGCTCGCCCTGGATATGAACAAGGTGCACGTTTTTGATAAGGAGACGGAAACAGCGGTTTTCTGA
- a CDS encoding DUF302 domain-containing protein, which yields MFDYTVETPKTVDEAITALERTLSDHQFGVLWKLDIPTKLMEKGIALEQDFRVLEVCNPDIAKKVLIRNQKGGYFLPCKIVVYRSEETLKTHIGLLRPTSLMAMTEDEDLKQIAAEVEETMIRVIDEAK from the coding sequence ATGTTTGACTATACGGTGGAAACCCCGAAGACAGTGGACGAAGCGATCACAGCTCTGGAGCGGACACTTTCCGACCATCAGTTTGGTGTTCTGTGGAAGCTGGATATTCCCACCAAGCTGATGGAAAAAGGAATCGCCCTGGAACAGGACTTCCGCGTACTGGAGGTCTGCAATCCGGACATCGCCAAGAAAGTGCTGATCCGCAACCAGAAGGGCGGCTACTTTCTCCCTTGCAAAATCGTGGTCTATCGCAGTGAGGAAACCTTGAAAACCCATATCGGACTTCTCCGTCCCACTTCACTGATGGCGATGACGGAGGATGAGGATCTGAAGCAAATCGCCGCAGAAGTGGAAGAGACCATGATCCGGGTGATCGATGAAGCCAAATAA
- the uvrB gene encoding excinuclease ABC subunit UvrB, which produces MAVADNGFRLVSEFQPRGDQPKAIEMLTDGLLTGKKHQTLLGATGTGKTFTIAHTIARAGKPTLVIAPNKTLAAQLCGELKEFFPENAVEYFVSYYDYYQPEAYVPQTDTYIEKDASINDEIDKLRHSATSALFERQDVIVVASVSCIYGLGSPEEYRSQVVSLRVGMEKDRNAVLRDLVDIQYERNDMNFVRGTFRVRGDVLEIFPASRSEQAIRVEFFGDEIDRIREIDVLTGEILGDREHIAIFPASHYVTRQEVMRRALKEIEAELDERLAVLKSQDKLLEAQRLEQRTRYDMEMMREVGFCSGIENYSRHLVGKKAGEPPYTLLDYFPDDFLTIIDESHVTVPQVGAMYKGDRARKEMLVDHGFRLPSAMDNRPLQFEEFEKRLHQVIYVSATPGPYELGKTPELTEQIIRPTGLLDPKIHVRPIQGQIDDLIGEVNKRVERNERVLVTTLTKKMAEDLTDYLKEAGIKVQYLHSDIKTIERMQILRSLRLGEFDVLVGINLLREGLDLPEVSLVAILDADKEGFLRAERSLIQTIGRAARNANGEVIMYADRVTESMQKAIEETERRRSVQIAHNEKHGITPQTIQKAVREVIEATKVAEENEAYQVAPDMEKMSGKERRQLIEGLEKEMKQAARDLQFERAAELRDMILELKAEGA; this is translated from the coding sequence ATGGCTGTGGCTGACAACGGGTTTCGCCTGGTTTCCGAATTTCAACCCCGGGGGGACCAACCGAAAGCGATTGAGATGTTGACCGATGGCCTCCTGACAGGGAAAAAACATCAGACACTGCTGGGGGCGACCGGAACGGGAAAAACCTTCACCATCGCCCATACCATCGCCCGGGCGGGAAAGCCCACACTGGTGATCGCCCCCAACAAGACGCTGGCGGCACAATTGTGCGGGGAGCTCAAGGAGTTTTTTCCCGAAAACGCCGTCGAATACTTTGTGAGTTACTATGACTACTACCAACCGGAGGCCTATGTGCCCCAGACGGATACCTATATTGAGAAAGATGCATCGATCAATGATGAGATCGATAAATTGCGCCATTCCGCCACCAGTGCCCTGTTTGAGCGGCAGGATGTGATTGTCGTGGCCAGTGTCTCCTGCATCTACGGCCTCGGTTCTCCCGAGGAATACCGGAGTCAGGTGGTATCCCTGCGGGTGGGGATGGAGAAGGATCGCAATGCGGTGCTGCGGGATCTGGTGGATATCCAGTATGAGCGGAACGATATGAATTTTGTCCGGGGGACTTTTCGTGTCCGGGGAGATGTGTTGGAGATCTTTCCCGCCTCCCGGAGTGAACAGGCGATCCGGGTGGAGTTCTTCGGGGATGAGATCGATCGCATCCGTGAGATCGATGTGCTGACCGGAGAAATCCTGGGGGACCGGGAGCATATCGCCATCTTCCCCGCCTCCCACTATGTGACGCGGCAAGAAGTGATGCGCCGCGCTCTGAAGGAGATCGAGGCGGAGTTGGATGAACGGCTGGCCGTTCTGAAATCCCAAGACAAGCTGTTGGAAGCACAACGGTTGGAACAACGGACCCGCTATGACATGGAGATGATGCGCGAGGTCGGCTTCTGTTCCGGAATTGAAAACTACTCCCGGCATCTGGTGGGCAAAAAGGCGGGAGAACCTCCCTATACACTTCTTGACTACTTTCCCGACGACTTTCTGACCATCATCGATGAGTCCCATGTCACCGTCCCCCAGGTCGGTGCGATGTACAAAGGGGACCGCGCCCGGAAGGAGATGCTGGTGGACCACGGCTTTCGGCTTCCTTCCGCCATGGACAACCGGCCCCTGCAATTTGAAGAGTTTGAAAAGCGGTTGCACCAGGTGATCTATGTCTCTGCCACTCCCGGCCCCTACGAGCTGGGGAAAACCCCGGAACTGACAGAGCAAATCATCCGGCCCACCGGTCTGCTCGATCCCAAAATTCACGTTCGCCCCATCCAAGGTCAGATCGACGATCTGATCGGCGAGGTGAACAAGCGGGTGGAGCGGAATGAACGGGTGCTGGTCACCACCCTGACCAAAAAGATGGCCGAGGATCTGACCGACTATCTGAAGGAAGCAGGGATCAAGGTGCAGTACCTGCATTCCGACATCAAGACGATTGAGAGGATGCAGATCCTGCGGAGTCTCCGCCTGGGTGAGTTTGATGTTCTTGTCGGGATCAACCTCCTCCGGGAGGGATTGGACCTGCCGGAGGTCTCCCTGGTGGCGATCTTGGATGCCGACAAGGAAGGCTTTCTGCGGGCGGAGCGCTCCCTCATCCAAACCATCGGCCGGGCGGCCCGCAATGCCAACGGGGAAGTGATCATGTATGCCGACCGGGTGACGGAGTCCATGCAGAAGGCGATTGAGGAGACGGAACGCCGTCGGTCGGTGCAGATCGCTCATAACGAAAAACACGGGATCACCCCGCAGACCATCCAAAAAGCGGTCCGCGAAGTGATCGAAGCCACCAAGGTGGCAGAGGAGAACGAAGCGTATCAAGTGGCCCCCGATATGGAGAAAATGAGTGGGAAAGAGCGGAGACAGCTGATTGAGGGGCTGGAGAAAGAGATGAAACAGGCGGCCAGGGATCTCCAGTTTGAACGGGCGGCGGAATTGAGGGATATGATCTTGGAACTGAAAGCGGAGGGAGCATAA
- the uvrA gene encoding excinuclease ABC subunit UvrA, which yields MAQENIVIRGARVHNLKEVDVTIPRDQLVVLTGLSGSGKSSLAFDTIYAEGQRRYVESLSAYARQFLGQMDKPDVDSIDGLSPAISIDQKTTSRNPRSTVGTVTEIYDYLRLLYARVGRAYCPEHGIEISSQTVQQMTDRIMELPERTRIQILAPMVEGRKGEHAKLLEEIRKQGFVRIRMDGEIRDLSEEIKPEKNKKHTIEVVVDRIVIKPGIETRLTDSLETALNLAGGKVLVDVIDGEEMLFSQNLACPECGFSMDELSPRMFSFNSPFGACPACDGLGSRMEVDPALVIPDKTKSLREGAVEPWVGKTSTYYPSLLESFCNYYGIDMDVPVKDLPKGDLKKLLNGTGERIPFRYETDGQVRQLQIRFEGVLNNLERRFRETGSDMIREQIENYMSNKPCPTCHGARLRKESLSVQVGGRSIDKVTSLSIQEAREFISHLELTEKERTIGRQILKEIDSRLGFLVNVGLNYLTLNRAAGTLSGGEAQRIRLATQIGSKLMGVLYILDEPSIGLHQRDNAKLIRTLEEMRNLGNTLIVVEHDEDTMLAADHIIDVGPGAGTHGGRIVAQGTPEEVMAMDHSLTGQYLSGRKFIPLPDERRKPNGNWVEIKGARENNLKNVNVKIPLGVFTCVSGVSGSGKSTLVNEILLKALARELNKSRWIPGKHREIKGMEHLDKVINIDQSPIGRTPRSNPATYTSVFDDIRDVYANTQEAKVRGYKKGRFSFNVKGGRCEACRGDGIIKIEMHFLPDVYVPCEECKGKRYNRDTLEVKYKGKNISDVLDLRVEDALEFFKNIPRIRRKLQTLFDVGLGYLKLGQPATTLSGGEAQRVKLASELYKRSNGRTLYILDEPTTGLHVDDISRLLQVLQRLVENGDSVLVIEHNLDVIKTADHLIDLGPEGGTGGGTIVATGTPEQVAGVEASHTGKFLRPILERDRRRMERFHQELLEGISRQAEDRTG from the coding sequence GTGGCCCAGGAAAACATTGTCATACGCGGGGCCCGCGTCCACAACCTGAAAGAGGTGGATGTCACCATCCCCCGCGATCAATTGGTTGTACTGACGGGTCTGTCGGGATCCGGAAAATCTTCACTCGCCTTTGACACCATCTATGCCGAGGGACAGCGGCGGTATGTGGAGTCCCTGTCGGCATATGCCCGTCAGTTTCTGGGGCAGATGGATAAACCCGATGTCGATTCCATCGATGGACTTTCCCCGGCGATCTCCATCGACCAGAAGACGACCAGCCGCAATCCCCGCTCCACAGTGGGAACAGTCACGGAGATCTATGACTATCTTCGTCTTCTCTATGCCCGGGTGGGTCGTGCCTATTGTCCGGAGCACGGGATCGAGATCTCTTCCCAGACGGTACAGCAGATGACTGACCGGATCATGGAGTTGCCGGAACGGACCCGGATCCAGATCCTGGCCCCGATGGTGGAAGGTCGGAAAGGGGAGCATGCCAAGCTGCTGGAAGAAATCCGGAAGCAGGGGTTTGTCCGGATCCGCATGGACGGGGAGATCCGGGATCTGTCCGAGGAGATCAAACCGGAGAAAAACAAAAAGCACACCATTGAAGTGGTGGTGGACCGGATCGTGATCAAGCCGGGGATTGAAACCCGGCTCACCGACTCCCTGGAAACCGCCCTCAACCTTGCCGGCGGTAAGGTGTTGGTCGATGTGATCGATGGGGAGGAGATGCTGTTCAGCCAAAATCTGGCCTGTCCCGAATGCGGCTTCAGCATGGACGAGTTGTCCCCGCGGATGTTCTCCTTCAACAGTCCCTTCGGGGCGTGCCCCGCTTGTGACGGGTTGGGGAGCCGGATGGAGGTGGACCCCGCTCTGGTGATCCCGGACAAGACAAAAAGTCTGCGTGAGGGAGCCGTTGAGCCCTGGGTCGGGAAAACCAGCACTTACTACCCATCGCTGTTGGAGTCGTTCTGCAATTATTATGGAATCGACATGGATGTGCCGGTGAAGGACCTGCCCAAGGGGGATCTGAAAAAGCTCCTCAACGGAACCGGTGAACGGATTCCTTTTCGGTATGAGACAGACGGTCAGGTGAGGCAACTTCAGATTCGATTTGAGGGCGTGCTGAATAACCTGGAACGCCGCTTCCGGGAAACGGGCTCCGACATGATCCGGGAGCAGATTGAAAACTATATGAGCAACAAACCCTGCCCCACCTGTCACGGGGCGAGACTGCGCAAAGAGAGTCTCAGTGTCCAGGTGGGCGGACGAAGCATCGATAAGGTCACCTCCCTGTCGATTCAGGAGGCACGGGAATTTATTTCCCACCTGGAGCTGACGGAGAAGGAGAGGACCATCGGGCGGCAGATTCTGAAGGAAATCGACAGCCGCCTCGGTTTTCTGGTCAATGTGGGACTGAACTATCTCACGTTGAACCGGGCCGCCGGGACCTTATCCGGCGGGGAGGCACAGCGGATCCGGCTGGCCACCCAGATCGGTTCCAAACTGATGGGGGTCCTCTACATCCTGGATGAACCCAGCATCGGACTGCACCAGCGGGACAACGCCAAGCTGATCCGAACCTTGGAAGAGATGCGCAACCTGGGCAATACCCTGATCGTGGTGGAGCACGATGAAGACACGATGCTGGCCGCCGACCATATCATTGACGTCGGCCCCGGAGCGGGGACCCATGGAGGCCGTATCGTTGCCCAGGGAACCCCGGAAGAGGTGATGGCGATGGACCACTCCCTCACCGGGCAGTATCTGTCGGGGCGCAAGTTCATCCCCCTGCCGGATGAGCGGCGCAAGCCCAATGGCAACTGGGTGGAGATCAAAGGAGCCAGGGAAAACAATCTGAAAAACGTCAACGTCAAGATTCCCCTCGGTGTCTTCACCTGTGTCAGCGGAGTCTCCGGTTCCGGAAAAAGCACCCTGGTCAATGAGATCCTGTTGAAAGCGTTGGCCCGGGAGTTGAACAAGTCCAGATGGATTCCCGGCAAGCACCGGGAGATCAAAGGGATGGAACACCTGGACAAGGTGATCAACATCGACCAATCCCCCATCGGCCGCACCCCCCGCTCCAACCCGGCCACCTACACCAGTGTTTTTGACGATATCCGGGATGTGTATGCCAACACCCAGGAGGCCAAGGTGCGGGGATACAAAAAGGGCCGGTTCAGTTTCAATGTTAAAGGGGGACGTTGTGAAGCCTGCCGGGGGGACGGGATCATCAAGATCGAAATGCATTTCCTGCCCGATGTCTATGTCCCCTGTGAAGAGTGCAAAGGCAAGCGGTACAACCGGGACACCCTGGAAGTGAAATACAAGGGGAAAAACATCTCCGATGTGTTGGATCTGCGGGTGGAGGATGCGCTGGAGTTTTTCAAAAACATCCCCCGCATCCGGCGGAAACTGCAAACCCTGTTTGATGTGGGATTGGGTTATCTCAAACTGGGTCAGCCTGCCACCACTCTCTCCGGCGGGGAAGCCCAGCGGGTGAAATTGGCTTCCGAGTTGTACAAGCGGAGCAACGGGCGCACGCTGTACATTTTGGACGAGCCGACCACGGGTCTCCATGTGGATGATATATCCCGCCTGTTGCAGGTATTGCAGCGTCTGGTGGAAAACGGCGATTCGGTCCTGGTGATCGAACACAATCTGGATGTGATCAAGACGGCGGATCACCTGATCGACCTCGGACCCGAGGGGGGGACGGGGGGCGGCACCATCGTCGCCACAGGAACTCCGGAACAGGTGGCCGGAGTGGAGGCGTCCCACACCGGAAAGTTTCTGCGGCCGATTCTGGAAAGAGATCGCCGCCGGATGGAGCGCTTTCATCAGGAGCTGCTGGAGGGAATCTCCCGCCAGGCCGAAGACAGAACCGGCTGA
- a CDS encoding coiled-coil domain-containing protein, protein MKSRWLTGAAAFSLAFSTIPVMDVQAEGDVEKARKDLEEIRKEKKEIKGEIREARETMDQEKEKMERISEQIHQSNEEIFSVKQKVKKVQKDLDRAENRFQDRIDSIYRSGKLGYMSTLLESDSLSQFLARFETLSLLVKRDHLLMEEIAAKKKEIKRQQRELEKLNKKREQEIEEAKETYNRMQENRKKSKVALAGIEEEEHIQEKEVRRVNLLALKNGSFKYPGGP, encoded by the coding sequence ATGAAGAGCAGGTGGTTGACAGGTGCGGCAGCTTTCTCCCTTGCCTTTTCCACCATTCCGGTGATGGATGTCCAGGCAGAAGGAGATGTGGAAAAGGCCCGGAAGGATCTGGAGGAGATCCGGAAGGAGAAGAAGGAGATCAAGGGTGAGATTCGGGAAGCACGGGAAACGATGGATCAGGAAAAGGAAAAAATGGAACGAATCAGTGAGCAGATCCATCAATCCAACGAAGAAATATTTTCTGTCAAGCAAAAGGTGAAAAAGGTACAAAAGGACCTCGACCGGGCGGAAAATCGGTTTCAAGACCGCATCGACAGCATTTACCGAAGCGGGAAGCTGGGGTATATGAGCACTCTGTTGGAATCCGATTCCCTGTCCCAATTTCTGGCCCGTTTTGAGACGCTCAGTCTGCTGGTCAAGCGGGATCACCTCTTGATGGAGGAAATCGCCGCAAAGAAAAAAGAGATCAAGCGGCAACAGAGAGAATTGGAGAAGTTGAACAAGAAACGGGAGCAGGAAATCGAAGAGGCCAAGGAAACTTACAACCGGATGCAGGAGAACCGAAAAAAAAGCAAGGTGGCTTTGGCCGGAATCGAAGAAGAGGAGCACATCCAGGAAAAAGAGGTTCGGCGTGTGAACCTGCTCGCCCTGAAAAACGGATCATTCAAGTACCCGGGGGGGCCCTGA
- a CDS encoding M23 family metallopeptidase, with protein sequence MYKLHTGIDTAGNAGDPIYAAADGIVLESQPASGYGWIIILDHGSGLTTLYAHMYPHTVRVQKGDYVERGQRIASVGSNGYSTGPHNHFEVRKQGRLQNPLKYLK encoded by the coding sequence GTGTACAAACTCCATACGGGAATCGACACCGCAGGGAATGCCGGGGACCCGATTTATGCCGCCGCAGACGGAATTGTCCTGGAGAGTCAGCCTGCTTCCGGATACGGATGGATCATCATCCTGGATCACGGCAGCGGACTGACCACTCTGTACGCCCATATGTATCCCCACACGGTTCGGGTGCAAAAAGGGGACTATGTGGAAAGAGGTCAGCGGATTGCCAGTGTCGGAAGCAACGGCTATTCCACCGGCCCTCACAACCACTTTGAAGTACGTAAACAGGGCCGGTTGCAAAATCCCTTAAAATACCTGAAGTGA
- a CDS encoding S41 family peptidase, protein MYMRGRTVALIVVFAVLFSSLTTAVVMGDGGLLSRATGSSFFGGVSSNSGLEDHLNKLKEAYGTIKTQYIGEVDDQKLIDGAIRGMVDSLNDPYSAYMDQKTAKQFHSSLDSTFQGIGAEVTLKKGKVTIVSPFKGSPAEKAGLRPEDQILKVNGDSLEGMDLNEAVSKIKGPKGTKAHLEVSRPGQSEVLNIEVVRDEIPIETVHAEMLDGKIGKLEISQFSTDTSKDFLKELEEMEAKGMKGLVIDVRGNPGGLLPAVVEISEQLVPDQKKIMMTEDKTGHRMEYKSKLKEKKEYPIVILTDKGSASASEILAAALKESGGYKTVGDTTFGKGTVQTAKDFEDGSNLKLTMAKWLTPEGNWIHKKGIKPDVKVKLPDYYGATPPQPDKTLKRDMTSQQVKNLQLILEGLGYRPDRTDGYYSEQTETAVKAFQRTQKLSVTGVVDSKTAMKLQDAYIEMLRKPENDLQLRVAVETLKKELK, encoded by the coding sequence ATGTATATGCGCGGACGTACCGTTGCCCTGATCGTGGTTTTCGCCGTTCTTTTCAGCAGTCTGACAACGGCGGTGGTGATGGGTGACGGGGGCTTATTATCCCGGGCGACGGGGTCTTCATTCTTCGGCGGGGTCAGCAGCAACTCCGGGCTGGAGGATCATCTGAATAAATTGAAAGAAGCCTACGGAACGATTAAAACCCAGTATATCGGTGAGGTGGATGATCAAAAACTGATCGACGGGGCCATCCGGGGGATGGTGGACTCCCTCAACGACCCTTACTCCGCCTATATGGATCAAAAAACGGCCAAACAGTTTCATTCCTCTCTCGATTCCACCTTCCAGGGGATCGGTGCGGAAGTCACCCTGAAGAAAGGGAAGGTGACGATCGTCTCCCCTTTTAAAGGCTCCCCTGCAGAAAAGGCAGGGCTTCGGCCGGAGGATCAGATTCTCAAGGTGAACGGGGACAGCCTGGAGGGAATGGATCTGAATGAGGCGGTTTCCAAGATCAAAGGACCCAAAGGGACGAAAGCGCACTTGGAAGTCTCCCGTCCCGGGCAGAGTGAAGTTCTCAACATCGAAGTGGTCCGTGATGAGATCCCGATTGAAACGGTTCATGCGGAGATGCTGGATGGAAAGATCGGAAAACTTGAGATCTCCCAGTTCTCCACGGATACATCCAAAGATTTTCTGAAGGAACTGGAGGAAATGGAAGCGAAGGGAATGAAAGGGCTGGTGATCGATGTCCGCGGAAATCCCGGCGGCTTGCTCCCGGCCGTGGTGGAAATCAGTGAACAACTGGTGCCCGACCAAAAGAAAATCATGATGACTGAAGATAAGACAGGTCATCGTATGGAATACAAGTCCAAGCTGAAAGAGAAAAAAGAGTACCCGATCGTGATTCTGACGGATAAAGGATCGGCCAGTGCTTCCGAGATCCTGGCAGCTGCGCTCAAGGAGTCCGGCGGTTACAAAACCGTCGGTGACACCACCTTTGGCAAGGGAACGGTCCAAACGGCGAAGGATTTTGAGGATGGAAGCAATCTGAAGCTGACCATGGCCAAATGGTTGACTCCGGAAGGGAACTGGATTCATAAAAAAGGGATCAAACCGGATGTCAAGGTGAAACTTCCGGACTATTACGGCGCGACTCCCCCCCAACCGGACAAAACCCTCAAACGGGACATGACATCCCAACAGGTGAAGAATCTGCAGCTGATTCTGGAAGGGCTGGGCTATCGGCCGGACCGGACGGACGGATACTACAGTGAACAGACGGAAACTGCCGTCAAGGCCTTCCAACGGACCCAAAAGTTGTCCGTCACCGGAGTGGTCGACAGTAAGACAGCGATGAAGTTGCAGGATGCATATATCGAGATGCTGCGCAAACCGGAGAATGATTTGCAACTTCGGGTGGCTGTGGAAACGTTGAAAAAAGAGCTGAAATAA
- a CDS encoding PucR family transcriptional regulator → MKNREYSGLVRRLETALGKKVKVLPDEPLLSSDSEIFPLDGKHRLSVEGGLTEQEKALIHLFLEEWNRNRAREPDAGEPSSILERWLQLTELRGGSSPPPPSVEELFREERVLFLAVHPVLSGERMSSLKRVVNSYFEDRAWLVPLHGGESLILLPLSFINGGDAKGRERGLEEAARGLAEVITTEAGEDVRVVVHPAVGEADLLPRATATLREAWRMGRTHRPADLAYTTWQFSLEKLLGSLDEEVVSQYLADLSTTPFWEDEELCRTLEAFLEQDLNVSETARRLFIHRNTLIYRLERLRQESGLDARRFEDAFRIRLALRLSRRYR, encoded by the coding sequence TTGAAGAACAGAGAGTATTCCGGGCTGGTTCGACGACTGGAGACGGCATTGGGAAAAAAAGTGAAGGTCTTGCCGGATGAACCGCTGCTTTCCTCTGATTCTGAAATCTTTCCGCTGGATGGAAAGCACCGGTTATCAGTGGAAGGAGGACTCACGGAGCAGGAAAAAGCTCTCATCCACCTTTTCCTGGAGGAATGGAACCGGAACCGGGCTCGGGAGCCGGACGCCGGGGAACCTTCGTCCATCCTGGAGAGGTGGCTGCAGCTGACGGAGCTCCGTGGGGGATCCTCCCCTCCCCCGCCGTCGGTGGAGGAGCTGTTCCGGGAGGAACGGGTGCTCTTTTTGGCTGTTCATCCCGTTCTCTCCGGGGAAAGGATGAGCAGTTTGAAAAGGGTGGTGAACAGTTATTTTGAGGATCGGGCCTGGTTGGTTCCGCTTCATGGGGGGGAATCGCTCATCCTGTTGCCGCTTTCCTTTATCAATGGAGGAGATGCAAAGGGGCGGGAAAGAGGGTTGGAAGAAGCGGCCCGGGGGCTGGCGGAAGTGATCACCACTGAAGCGGGGGAGGATGTGAGAGTCGTGGTTCATCCCGCTGTAGGTGAGGCGGACCTGTTGCCCCGAGCGACGGCGACGCTGCGGGAAGCCTGGCGGATGGGTCGAACCCATCGTCCCGCTGACCTGGCGTACACCACCTGGCAGTTTTCTCTGGAGAAATTGCTGGGGTCGCTGGATGAGGAAGTGGTGAGTCAATATTTGGCTGATCTGTCCACCACCCCTTTCTGGGAGGATGAAGAGCTGTGTCGAACGCTGGAAGCTTTTTTGGAACAGGATCTCAATGTGAGTGAGACTGCGCGAAGGTTGTTTATTCACCGAAACACATTGATATATCGACTGGAGCGGCTCAGGCAGGAGTCAGGGCTGGATGCCCGCCGGTTTGAGGATGCCTTTCGGATCCGGCTGGCACTCCGGTTGTCCCGCCGGTACCGGTGA